A window of the Dyadobacter pollutisoli genome harbors these coding sequences:
- a CDS encoding HD domain-containing protein, whose amino-acid sequence MNFERLLKQVAFIHEIDKVKYILRKTRLFNSDRNENDAEHSWHLAIMAIILAEHANEPIDILKVVKMLLIHDVVEIDAGDIFLYDTEANHTNTEAEHKAAERIFGLLPEEQAADLIEVWDEFESGETMEAKFARAMDRLEPLFQNISNGGGTWKEYDVRYEKVLEKKSVIQKGSEHLWEFAKELIDESVKNGVLTKSAH is encoded by the coding sequence ATGAATTTCGAGCGTCTTCTAAAACAGGTTGCCTTTATCCATGAGATCGATAAGGTTAAATACATTCTGCGAAAAACCAGGCTTTTTAACAGTGACAGAAACGAAAATGACGCGGAGCACAGCTGGCACCTGGCGATCATGGCGATCATTCTGGCTGAGCATGCCAATGAACCCATTGATATCCTGAAAGTCGTTAAAATGTTGCTGATCCACGATGTGGTTGAAATTGACGCTGGAGATATATTCTTATATGATACCGAGGCGAATCACACCAACACCGAGGCTGAACATAAAGCAGCGGAGCGTATTTTCGGTCTTTTGCCGGAAGAGCAAGCCGCGGATCTGATCGAGGTGTGGGACGAATTCGAGTCCGGGGAAACGATGGAGGCCAAATTTGCCCGCGCCATGGACCGTCTTGAACCCTTGTTCCAGAATATTTCCAATGGCGGCGGTACCTGGAAAGAGTATGATGTGCGCTACGAAAAGGTATTGGAAAAGAAAAGCGTCATTCAAAAAGGCTCCGAACATTTATGGGAATTTGCCAAAGAACTAATCGACGAAAGTGTCAAAAATGGCGTCCTGACAAAATCTGCGCATTGA
- a CDS encoding S41 family peptidase — MKDTHANIYSQDQALNKYFGKNYAPVQLTFIEGKPVVTDYYNTLLGEQSGLKKGDVIETVNGKKIEDIVKEKLAYTPASNYPTQLKNMTSNVLRSNDSTINISFKRNGKIEKKSIPVFGVDKINIYANYNKKDTCFKLIEPDVAYIFPGKFKNTYLPRILPEISKVKSLIIDMRCYPSDFMVFTFGEFILPEAKPFVKFSAGSLQTPGLFTMTPELTVGKSNPDYFKGKIVIIVNETTLSQAEYTTMAFSTAPNVTIIGSTTAAADGNVSPIVLPGGIRTGISGIGVYYPDGKETQQVGIVPDIEAKPTVEGIVEGRDEVLEKALLEVKKR; from the coding sequence GTGAAGGACACGCACGCCAACATTTACAGCCAGGATCAGGCGCTTAACAAGTATTTCGGGAAGAATTATGCTCCGGTACAGCTCACTTTTATAGAGGGCAAGCCAGTCGTGACGGACTACTACAACACATTGCTGGGCGAGCAGTCGGGATTGAAAAAAGGGGATGTTATTGAAACTGTCAATGGGAAAAAAATCGAGGACATCGTTAAGGAAAAGCTCGCTTATACACCGGCCTCAAACTATCCTACCCAGCTTAAAAACATGACCTCCAATGTACTGAGGTCCAACGACTCAACGATAAATATCAGCTTTAAAAGGAATGGCAAAATTGAGAAAAAGAGCATCCCGGTTTTTGGTGTAGACAAGATCAATATTTATGCAAACTATAATAAAAAAGACACCTGTTTCAAGCTAATCGAGCCTGACGTGGCTTATATTTTTCCCGGTAAATTTAAAAATACATACCTGCCCCGCATTCTTCCCGAGATTAGTAAAGTCAAAAGTCTGATCATCGATATGCGCTGCTATCCGTCTGATTTTATGGTATTTACTTTCGGAGAATTCATCTTGCCGGAGGCAAAACCATTTGTCAAGTTTTCGGCAGGAAGCTTGCAAACTCCCGGCCTTTTCACGATGACCCCTGAGTTGACGGTGGGCAAATCCAATCCTGATTATTTCAAAGGGAAAATCGTCATTATTGTCAACGAAACAACGCTGAGTCAGGCCGAATATACGACTATGGCATTTTCCACAGCTCCTAATGTTACCATTATTGGCAGTACCACCGCCGCAGCCGATGGCAATGTTTCTCCCATCGTGTTACCCGGAGGCATTCGTACCGGCATCAGTGGAATCGGTGTTTATTACCCCGATGGGAAGGAAACACAGCAGGTGGGAATCGTTCCCGACATTGAAGCAAAACCAACCGTTGAAGGAATCGTGGAGGGACGTGACGAAGTCCTGGAAAAGGCCTTGCTGGAAGTCAAAAAGAGATAA
- a CDS encoding DUF2278 family protein, with amino-acid sequence MALKNYHLFIGGYDRGLMAPDANHFEIKLNTGNDFYRIAVNVRSQDGSMLMTFVDENFQHELCDRLLIEFPANGVYNINDPAKRKQFGLDFLRRNMVGDFNKMVILPNNAPGLDNDLEEKLTALLNKSKADANARIFAFGEKWPSTNNKDKYFPEIKDQGLHDIHLNQGNPTGSFDKDNGVFQDGGILIHFPGLNRWAVILLAFQTEFNTLNPATLHTDDITGHRIVGDTGTGGEPSGETDVDGDVVIVGALVNPKGNEAGKEKVILMNTTDEDISLAGWQLVDRTRKEFLIENAEIHAAGTLEILIPASSNFVLGNKGGTISLLNVQGIKTSGVQYTKEQAKNEGRVIHF; translated from the coding sequence ATGGCACTAAAAAATTATCACCTTTTTATTGGCGGGTACGACCGCGGTCTTATGGCGCCGGATGCAAATCACTTTGAAATAAAGCTCAATACGGGCAATGATTTTTATCGGATCGCAGTGAATGTGCGCTCCCAGGACGGCTCCATGTTGATGACTTTTGTCGACGAAAATTTTCAACACGAACTATGCGATCGGCTTCTGATTGAGTTTCCGGCCAATGGTGTTTATAACATTAATGATCCAGCCAAACGCAAGCAGTTCGGGCTGGACTTTTTGAGAAGAAATATGGTTGGGGATTTCAATAAGATGGTCATTCTTCCTAACAATGCCCCAGGACTTGACAATGATCTTGAAGAAAAACTAACCGCATTACTTAACAAATCAAAGGCGGACGCGAATGCCCGAATCTTTGCATTTGGAGAAAAATGGCCAAGTACGAACAATAAAGACAAGTATTTTCCCGAGATCAAAGATCAGGGACTGCACGACATTCACCTGAACCAAGGGAACCCTACCGGATCGTTTGACAAAGACAATGGCGTTTTTCAGGATGGCGGTATACTCATTCATTTTCCCGGTTTGAACCGCTGGGCGGTGATATTACTGGCATTTCAAACAGAATTCAACACATTGAACCCGGCGACACTGCATACTGACGACATTACCGGACACCGAATTGTAGGAGATACCGGCACCGGCGGCGAGCCAAGCGGCGAAACTGACGTGGACGGCGACGTAGTGATCGTGGGCGCTTTGGTGAATCCGAAAGGTAATGAGGCTGGTAAAGAGAAAGTAATTTTAATGAATACAACGGACGAAGACATCTCCCTGGCTGGCTGGCAGCTTGTGGACAGGACGCGAAAAGAGTTCCTGATCGAAAATGCTGAAATCCATGCAGCAGGTACGCTCGAAATCCTGATCCCGGCAAGTAGCAACTTCGTTCTCGGCAATAAAGGCGGAACCATTTCGCTTCTGAATGTACAAGGAATTAAAACCAGCGGTGTGCAATACACCAAGGAGCAAGCCAAAAATGAAGGCCGGGTGATTCATTTTTGA